Proteins from a genomic interval of Sporolactobacillus sp. Y61:
- a CDS encoding CtsR family transcriptional regulator, with product MRNISDIIEKYIKDILDSGDDAIKIKRSELAEKFQCVPSQINYVLKTRFSVERGYVVESKRGGGGYIQVIKVRPVTDADLIDEMIHLIDYSLTENMADSIIVHLLEEDVISEREARLMLSATDRGVLDFGIPIRDEMRANILKAMLQSLTYRR from the coding sequence ATGAGGAACATTTCAGATATTATTGAAAAATACATTAAGGATATACTGGACTCAGGTGATGATGCGATTAAGATTAAACGAAGTGAGCTAGCTGAAAAATTTCAGTGTGTTCCCTCCCAGATTAATTATGTTTTAAAAACCCGTTTTTCTGTTGAAAGAGGATATGTCGTTGAAAGTAAACGGGGTGGTGGTGGTTATATTCAGGTGATCAAAGTCCGTCCCGTCACAGATGCCGACTTAATTGATGAAATGATTCATTTAATTGACTACAGTCTGACTGAGAATATGGCCGACTCGATTATTGTTCATCTTCTGGAAGAAGATGTCATCAGCGAAAGGGAAGCAAGGCTGATGCTCAGCGCTACTGATCGTGGTGTGCTCGATTTTGGTATCCCGATAAGAGACGAAATGCGTGCGAATATTTTAAAGGCGATGTTGCAGTCACTGACGTACAGACGCTGA